AATATAAAGTGGGAATTTTATGATTTGTAATATAAGTTATAAATCTTGTTGTTATAAACTGGAAACAATGAATGACTttgaaatgaataatttatcaCTGTTCCCAGTTAATAACAACTAAATACAGAATCGAACATTACTCATTATTTTGTACAATTTAATCTCGTTTAAATTTGCGCTTAGTAAGAGCTAAGAGTAGcagtttatttaataaataactttgCAGAAGGGCTAATTAACTTGGTCGGAAAATCCTTGGTGAATAATAAGTAAATCCCAATGGGATTGCCGACCTGCCCAAAACAACCGCCGTACTAAGTATACCCCATTTTTGAGCTGCCAATTTCCTCCCACTTTCAGACCCACCGATCGAACTTCTGGCGGCGAGGAGGAAGAAGATAGCTTTCCGGGCTCTTGGCCATGTAAGTTAAGTCTAGGTCTACTGCCTGCCAACGTCTCGAGTGCACAGtacataacaattattattattctaaCTCACGGCCAGGTCATGTGGCGAGAATTGCGACAGCTGCCACCACCGACGACGTCGTTAATCCAACCCGGGTAAGGCAAAAGGCGGCTACAAAGAAGCGTTAAACGGTGCGACCTTCGGAACAACCGCAACCAAACCCCCCAGGGGCCTCCCCACGGCACTCTTCAAAAAAGCCAATAAAATTAGCAACTACACTTGGGTTTCACAGAAGAAAGCACACACATGCGAAAACGCAAATGCCATCCTTAATATAGGAAATGTTTAGGACAGTTTCGAAAGGGCAAACATATCAGAAAGGGACAATATATTaaacttatttcattttgaaagAGATTATAAAGATGCAATTGAACTCTGAACAAGCAGGAATTTGttgttaaataattatttagcaCGTTTTACATGAGGTCAATATAATGGTTTTCCATACATGTTCATAACTTTTTGCTTATCATTGTactaattgaatatttaatggaTAGAGCTTACTTTTTGAAAGAATTGGCTTATACATATTATACTTGAATAAATTTTTAGCAGTGTAAAAACTAAATgccttgcttttgttgcagcGCCTGCATTAGTCATAGGAGGAATGAGGATGACAGCCGGCCCAAGGGAACGCCACCAGCACAACGAACCAGAGACCGAGCCAGAACGAAAAGCCAACCCAGAAGTGGAAGCAAAGCAGCCCCAAGGCAAACAGTTAGCTAATTAATACGACGGCAAGCGAAGGAATCCAGGGCAGAGCGAATGATGTTTAAGATTAGGCAGCGCAACTGCATGCTGATAGTGACGGCCCTGGTGCTGGCACCATGCATAGTGATCCTGATGGTGATGGGACCCGAGCTATCCACCGAGCAGTCGCTGACGCAGCGCCTGGCCGAATGCCATATGCGACTGCAGTATTTGGAGTCCATGTACCGTGCACGCCAGGAGGACGTAGCGCTACTTTCCCAATACCTGGGCCAATTGCAGAGCGTCAATGTGACGGGAGCCAgtgctccaccgccgccgccaccgctgccCGTGGTCAATCTGCTAGACGGATTGAGTCCCGAGGCCAGGCAGCTGCTGCGAAATGCCTCGCATATCAGTAAAGGGGGCAGTGCCAATGGTTCGATGGCCAGGAGCCAGAATATACGGCTTCCGAATGCCTACCATTTCCTGCCGCATCTCCTGGACGATGCCGGCTCCCTGCGACCAGCATACTTGCAAAGCAAGGGCCGTTCGGATGTGAGCATTGTTCTGGGTGTGCCCACCGTGCGGAGGGAGAAACAATCGTACCTCCTCGGAACCCTCCACAATCTCATCGAGAATATGAACGACGAGGAGCAGAACGAAACGCTGATCATTGTCTACATAGGAGAAACAGATATGGAATCCGTGCAACTTATTGCTCGTCAAATCGAGGCCAGTTTCGATCAGCATGTGGAGAGTGGACTGATTGATATAATAGCACCTGCAGCTAGTTACTATCCGAATTTTGAAAGACTTCGCATCACACTGAATGATCCTTTGGAGCGCGTCAAATGGCGCAGTAAGCAGAATTTGGACTTTGCCTACCTGATGGCCTACGCCCATTCGAAGGGAACCTTTTACGTTCAACTGGAGGACGATATACTGACCAAGCGGCAGTTCATCACCACCATGAAGAAATTCGCCTTGATCAAGAGCGCATTGACGAAACCCGATCAACCAGAGTGGTTTGTGCTAGACTTTTGCCAACTAGGCTTTATTGGCAAGATGTTCAAGAGTGCGGAGTTACCCTACCTGATCACCTATTTCCAAATGTTCTACAATGACAAACCGGTGGACTGGCTACTTACGTATTTTATCGAGTCCAAGGTTTGTCGAACGGACAAGGATCAGAAGCACTGCAATGCGGAGAAGGCAAAGTACTGGCAGCATTTTCGAAAATCCCTTTTCCAGCATATTGGTACAAGTTCATCGCTGAAAGGAAAAGTTCAAAAGCTGAAGGACAAGCAGTTCGGCAGTAAGGTGCCGCAGTATTATGCCCATACACATAATCCACCGGCGCTGGTGAAGTCCAACATTGCTCCGTATAAAAACTATGTGTTGCAGCGAGCGTACAGAGGTGAGTCCTACTTCTGGGGCTTGCTGCCACAGCCTGGAGATCTGGTGCAGATTATATTCGAGCGGCCCACGCAGCTGAAGCACTACCTCTTCCGAAGCGGCAACTCGGAGCACCCGTCCGACAGGTTTTACAACACGACGGTGGAGCTCCTTCCGGCTGATACGCTGAGCGAAAACTCGTCCGTCTGGAGCAACTTCAACACCACCACGGACGGCTACCTGGTGGTGGGTTCGTTCGATAGCTTAGGCGTGGCCGAGGGTCTTTTGGATGCCAAGATTGGTGCAATCAAGGAGCTGCGCCTCCACGTCCACAGTGACAGCGAGAATTGGGCCCTGCTCAGCGAGATCGAACTACAGGAATGGGGCAGCGATGCTAAGTCCGAGGACAATGCCGCAAAGCCACGGTATGTGGGGGGTAGCTGATTGCTGCATCGCCACCGGCAGCGGCAAAACTGGCAAGAGTAGGAGCAACAAGTCCTGCTAATCCCTCTGACCTCCCGTCTCCAGTTAATGTCTATACTCCCATCCACAATTTGTCTATATCTGTTGGGATTGTGTCGATTTCGTCGAGATACAGTCGTGGGAGCAAAAAGTAATCTTATTGAAATTGCTTGAGAAACATTTAGGAATAATTAAGATAAATTTTCCATGGTTGTCTTGAAGAATTTTTGTTCCCACGGATAGGCAACCGTatcataaaaatgttcaatgttTTGGTGAAGAATTCGTTTTGCTCCCAAGACATTGTCATGGCTTTTGCTCCGATGCGAGTCGATCTATCCTAATAATTGTACATCTGTGTGTATATTTTTCGAATGACGCTTTTACCCTCGATTATCTCAGTGTGTAAATaatctctctcgctctcctaACTTTAAGTGATTATCCTTATCCTTAGCTATAAGGCTCAAGCATGGCTGTAGACCAATTGTATTGCCATACATCCCCAGAACCAATTTGTTAGGGTTTCTTTAACTTAAGCGTTACAAGCCTCAGCAATATGATTGGTCTACAGTCTCCCAAAAGTCCTTTTTAATCCCAAGCTGTCAGTATATATTTTTCGCATAACCATATGGATTTGATATATGTACTCCAAGTGCCCCTTCCATTTTTTTATGGtggtataatatatatttggtataGATTATGGATATCAAGTTGTGGGCTATGTAACCAAGGCGATTTCTTGGTATTCCTATGTTGTTTGAATAcaattttttggtttatttccTTTAGTTTTAAGTGTTAAACTCATTTTATTGGTAACCCAGAACACattccaatttattttgttttcattttctgaACCTCCAAGTGATCAAGAATCTCGAACCCGCTGAAATCTTATCGATCAATTATgaattaagaaatatttacacattGTTGCACACTTAAGTTTAATTTGTACCGTTGTACATTTGTTAAAAGTATTCCTTTACTTTAGTAATTTATCTTAATATTATGAATTCACCCATCATGCTTGTGTTAGTTTCACCGGTATATATAGCCACCTTCTTGAACATGAAGCCATaactacataaataaatataaaatatgcataaacaTTGAACCATTAAATAACGAAACGATTTTTAGCATTGTTGCTTTTTTACTGTGATTTGTTAATAATTTGTGCATAACAATGAACGAGGTATATAcctaaattatatatacacgtacatgtaaaacaaacaactcTAATTAGCTATTGTAAAAcgaaattccaaaaaaaaaaacaatcattcataagaaaacattttttatatacatacgaTCCATTTTATGATTGGTTTAACTAATTGGAAACGCCAAATTTTTTGATAGActatgaaaaactaaaaacaagaaTGATGATTGTTTAAACTTGGTTCCTGTTGAGTAAAGAGAATTGCAACATATAgtggcatatacatatatatttacgaCTTTGGTTCGATGCATTGTGATGCATTTTTCACTTTCTAAAGTTAATCCGATTTCAATTCGTATGCCACTATATATAGAGTaacagatatacagatattGTAGACTGCTTTCGATAAACTGAACAATTGAAACGAATGTTTTGCATATACTTACTATTGCATAAATGTAcgaacataaatatatttttatatactccTGTGTTATGTGTGCGGCAACTAGCAACAATAATTTACAGCACCCGCTCTCCCCGAAACACTCATTTTGCCAAATTGCAGCCAATTAGCAAGCAACAATAATAGTGGATAGTGAACAATCggaattatatataaatattagctGGCATTATAGGCTTCCCCTTCCATGAAACGACAACACATTACGATCGTAGCTGAATTattacaaattgcaattttacaATATTCATAAGCCGTTGGGACAACTCAAAACTTAATCgaacaaatcaaatcaaacatGAACAACAAATATGCGTGTAATGTGTGTATAAGCTTAATAAATAACTCAAGTATTTGAAATTGACGTTCAATGTGGTTTTATATCTTAAAAGAGAATggttttagtttattaattactTTACAATATGAAATCAGTTGTTACCAACTGAAAAACGAGTAGAATCATTACCATTGTAGATCGTAGCTCGAGGCAAGAGGATCCACTGGAAGCCCAGAGGAACCGACGGAACCAGGTGAGCCCCTCGGGCTCCTCCCTTATGTAGTAGTACATGTATTTGAAGGGGAGCTCCGCTTTCTCATCTCTGTCTGCAAACGGTTGGATGGTGTGACTCATGACGAAACCACACTGCCTTGTGGAGGAGCTGTTGGCCACCAATGTGGGCGATCCCTTGACCAACTCAATATTGAACTCGGCCAGATTGTGGGCTGTTTCTCTGGCATTGCGGATGTGTATCTGCGTCTTCTTGAACTGATTGGTTATCAGATACTTCATCATCTTGGGCATCCGTGGCATGTAGATCCAGATGAAAGTTTCACCCATTTCGGGGTAGAGCTTCTGGTTCAATAGCGCGTTCCGATGGGAGGCGATCAAATTGAGAGGTTGTCGCAGATGCTGCAGGCGCTGCCTTCCAATGTTCTGATTGAAGAGTGCATCCTTTTGATACTGCTCCTTCTCCGCCAGCGACGACTTTGCACCCATATGCTGGAACTGGGATTGCGCGGAGCGAAGCAGCCTGGCCTCGAAGTCTTGCTGGCATTCCGGATCGGAAACGCTATCCCAGCGACAGCTCTGCAGGGTCACAAAGCTCTGGAGCAGCCAGTCGATGGGCTGGTCGTTGTAAAACAACTTTAGGTAGGTCACGAAGGAGTTGAGAACGGAGGTGCGAAAGAGCTTGCCTATGAAGCCCAGGTCACTGAAGCTCATCACAATCCAATCGATCTGATGGGCCATGCGGAAGCTTCCATGCAGCACTGCAAACTTCTGGATGTAGTCCAAGAAACCCACGTTCGCCATCACATCGTCCTCCAGTTGCAGGTAGTACGCACCCCTGCTTTTGGCATAAGACATCAGGTATATGTAGTCCAGGTTCTGCTTGGTCCTCCACTGCACGCGCTGTGCATCATCATCCAGAGTGATGCGGAGTCTCGAGAAGTTGGGATAGTAATTCAGGGGTGGCGCAATGACATCGACGAGGCCAGCTCGCATATGCGTTGAATGATTCGCTTGCAGTTCCTTCACTATGAACTTGGCGAACTGCAGCTTGGTTTCGCC
This genomic interval from Drosophila teissieri strain GT53w chromosome 3L, Prin_Dtei_1.1, whole genome shotgun sequence contains the following:
- the LOC122615536 gene encoding alpha-1,3-mannosyl-glycoprotein 4-beta-N-acetylglucosaminyltransferase A — protein: MMFKIRQRNCMLIVTALVLAPCIVILMVMGPELSTEQSLTQRLAECHMRLQYLESMYRARQEDVALLSQYLGQLQSVNVTGASAPPPPPPLPVVNLLDGLSPEARQLLRNASHISKGGSANGSMARSQNIRLPNAYHFLPHLLDDAGSLRPAYLQSKGRSDVSIVLGVPTVRREKQSYLLGTLHNLIENMNDEEQNETLIIVYIGETDMESVQLIARQIEASFDQHVESGLIDIIAPAASYYPNFERLRITLNDPLERVKWRSKQNLDFAYLMAYAHSKGTFYVQLEDDILTKRQFITTMKKFALIKSALTKPDQPEWFVLDFCQLGFIGKMFKSAELPYLITYFQMFYNDKPVDWLLTYFIESKVCRTDKDQKHCNAEKAKYWQHFRKSLFQHIGTSSSLKGKVQKLKDKQFGSKVPQYYAHTHNPPALVKSNIAPYKNYVLQRAYRGESYFWGLLPQPGDLVQIIFERPTQLKHYLFRSGNSEHPSDRFYNTTVELLPADTLSENSSVWSNFNTTTDGYLVVGSFDSLGVAEGLLDAKIGAIKELRLHVHSDSENWALLSEIELQEWGSDAKSEDNAAKPRYVGGS
- the LOC122616701 gene encoding alpha-1,3-mannosyl-glycoprotein 4-beta-N-acetylglucosaminyltransferase A, which translates into the protein MDISNIEPVEPRVVKNKTKVGRMFAKSINHNGNWETIVTNPELKPRYRFGGGRTGVKFVIGVPTVLRPKRNYVLQTVDSLILRMTPEQRDNCLIVIFVGETKLQFAKFIVKELQANHSTHMRAGLVDVIAPPLNYYPNFSRLRITLDDDAQRVQWRTKQNLDYIYLMSYAKSRGAYYLQLEDDVMANVGFLDYIQKFAVLHGSFRMAHQIDWIVMSFSDLGFIGKLFRTSVLNSFVTYLKLFYNDQPIDWLLQSFVTLQSCRWDSVSDPECQQDFEARLLRSAQSQFQHMGAKSSLAEKEQYQKDALFNQNIGRQRLQHLRQPLNLIASHRNALLNQKLYPEMGETFIWIYMPRMPKMMKYLITNQFKKTQIHIRNARETAHNLAEFNIELVKGSPTLVANSSSTRQCGFVMSHTIQPFADRDEKAELPFKYMYYYIREEPEGLTWFRRFLWASSGSSCLELRSTMVMILLVFQLVTTDFIL